One segment of Paraburkholderia sp. PREW-6R DNA contains the following:
- a CDS encoding response regulator: MASVLLVDDEEETLAALSAVCAADGFTVRTATNGEAALAMFIESPVDVVVADWRMPVMSGSELCHRLRTVPGIPDVAFILVSGEPSPPAFVSFDGFLRKPVAPAVLLTTMRRLMADHVGHRQS, from the coding sequence ATGGCGAGCGTTTTGCTTGTGGATGATGAAGAAGAGACGCTGGCGGCGTTGAGCGCCGTTTGCGCTGCCGATGGCTTCACGGTGCGCACTGCCACGAACGGCGAAGCCGCACTGGCCATGTTTATCGAATCACCCGTGGATGTCGTCGTCGCGGACTGGCGCATGCCGGTCATGTCGGGCAGCGAACTGTGCCACCGGCTACGGACAGTGCCCGGCATTCCTGATGTCGCATTCATTCTGGTGTCCGGGGAGCCCAGTCCGCCGGCGTTCGTCAGCTTTGACGGATTTCTTCGCAAGCCCGTCGCGCCTGCAGTGCTATTGACCACCATGCGGCGATTAATGGCCGATCACGTCGGCCACCGTCAAAGCTAA
- the yghU gene encoding glutathione-dependent disulfide-bond oxidoreductase — MSDSADCEPPKVWTWNKDNGGRFANINRPISGSTHDKDLPVGQHPLQLYSLATPNGVKVTVMLEELLALGHHGAEYDAWPIKIGEGEQFGSGFVEVNPNSKIPALLDRSGPTPIRVFESGAILLYLAEKFGAFLPTEPGARAECLSWLFWQMGSAPYLGGGFGHFYAYAPTKIQYAIDRFAMEVKRQLDVLDKQLAVNEYIAGSEYTIADMAIWPWYGGLVKGWQYGAAEFLAVQDYRHVQRWADLIHQRPAVLRGRKVNRLFGELSDQLHERHAASDFDTSTQDKLAAST, encoded by the coding sequence ATGAGTGATTCCGCTGATTGCGAACCGCCGAAAGTCTGGACCTGGAACAAGGACAACGGCGGCCGGTTCGCGAACATCAACCGCCCGATCTCGGGATCGACCCACGACAAGGATCTGCCGGTCGGCCAGCATCCGCTGCAGTTGTATTCGCTTGCCACGCCCAACGGCGTCAAAGTCACCGTGATGCTCGAAGAGTTGCTGGCGCTGGGCCACCACGGTGCGGAATACGACGCGTGGCCGATCAAAATCGGCGAAGGCGAGCAGTTCGGCAGTGGTTTTGTCGAGGTCAATCCGAACTCCAAGATTCCGGCGCTGCTCGACCGCAGCGGTCCGACACCGATCAGAGTGTTCGAGTCGGGCGCAATCCTGCTGTATCTCGCCGAGAAGTTCGGCGCTTTCCTGCCCACCGAGCCCGGTGCGCGCGCTGAATGCCTGTCGTGGCTATTCTGGCAGATGGGCAGCGCACCCTATCTGGGCGGCGGCTTCGGCCACTTCTATGCTTACGCGCCAACTAAAATCCAGTACGCAATTGACCGGTTCGCGATGGAGGTCAAGCGTCAGCTCGACGTGCTGGACAAACAGCTTGCCGTCAACGAGTACATTGCCGGCAGCGAGTACACGATTGCCGACATGGCGATCTGGCCGTGGTATGGCGGCCTCGTGAAAGGTTGGCAGTACGGCGCCGCGGAGTTTCTCGCCGTGCAGGACTATCGGCATGTGCAGCGCTGGGCGGACCTGATTCACCAGCGTCCGGCGGTGCTTCGCGGGCGCAAGGTGAACCGGCTCTTTGGCGAGCTTTCGGATCAATTGCATGAACGTCACGCGGCAAGTGATTTCGACACCAGTACACAGGACAAGCTCGCCGCGTCGACCTGA
- a CDS encoding SDR family NAD(P)-dependent oxidoreductase, translating to MNQIDLEGRVVAITGGARGIGYAVAQRALNSGASVALWDADAERLARSQRELSELGRGKVTAVTVELTQEANVAQAVEQTVADHGAIHVLINSAGITGGNGTTWELEPDVWRRVIDVNLIGPYLTCRAVVPHMLKQGYGRIVNISSVAGKEGNPNASHYSASKAGLIGLTKSLGKELATKNILVNAVTPAAAKTEIFDSMSQQHIDYMLSKIPMNRFLLPEEAASLILWLSSEDCAFSTGAVFDLSGGRATY from the coding sequence ATGAATCAGATCGATCTGGAGGGGCGCGTCGTCGCCATTACGGGCGGCGCGCGCGGCATTGGCTATGCGGTCGCACAGCGGGCGCTCAACTCGGGCGCCTCCGTCGCGCTCTGGGATGCCGACGCGGAACGGCTCGCGCGCAGCCAGAGGGAGCTAAGCGAACTCGGCAGAGGCAAGGTCACGGCGGTTACTGTGGAACTCACGCAGGAAGCCAACGTCGCGCAAGCGGTCGAACAAACGGTTGCCGATCATGGCGCGATCCACGTGCTGATCAACTCCGCGGGCATCACCGGCGGCAATGGCACGACCTGGGAGCTGGAACCCGACGTATGGCGCCGCGTGATCGACGTCAATCTGATCGGCCCGTACCTGACTTGCCGCGCCGTGGTGCCGCACATGCTCAAGCAGGGGTATGGCCGCATCGTCAATATCTCGTCGGTGGCGGGCAAGGAAGGCAATCCGAACGCGTCGCACTATAGCGCGTCGAAAGCCGGGCTTATCGGCCTTACCAAATCTCTTGGCAAAGAGCTTGCAACGAAGAACATCCTCGTGAACGCGGTCACACCCGCGGCAGCCAAAACCGAGATATTCGATTCGATGTCGCAGCAGCACATCGACTACATGCTCTCCAAGATTCCGATGAACCGCTTCCTGTTGCCGGAGGAAGCAGCTTCGCTCATTTTGTGGCTTTCTTCCGAAGACTGCGCGTTCAGCACAGGTGCGGTGTTCGATCTGTCGGGCGGCCGCGCGACGTACTGA